One genomic segment of Bacillota bacterium includes these proteins:
- a CDS encoding cell wall hydrolase — MIRAEAEAEPFEGQVAVGAVVLNRVESPEYPNTITDVIYQVDQGYVQFTPVANGTINLPPTEQAIEAADRALAGEDPSLGAIGFYNPSKSYDPWVRTRPVTAIIGNHVFFK; from the coding sequence CTGATCCGCGCGGAGGCGGAAGCCGAGCCGTTCGAGGGGCAGGTGGCTGTGGGTGCCGTGGTGCTCAACCGCGTGGAGAGCCCGGAGTACCCAAACACCATCACGGACGTGATCTACCAGGTCGATCAGGGCTACGTGCAGTTCACGCCTGTTGCGAACGGAACCATCAACCTGCCTCCTACGGAGCAGGCGATCGAGGCCGCCGACCGGGCGCTGGCCGGTGAGGATCCGTCGCTGGGCGCGATCGGCTTCTATAACCCGTCCAAGAGCTATGATCCGTGGGTTCGGACGCGGCCCGTGACCGCCATCATCGGCAACCACGTTTTCTTCAAATGA
- a CDS encoding carboxypeptidase regulatory-like domain-containing protein has translation MHHDIVWGMTRRTVALCGLVVLCVLLATATAGCFGGLGGGGGTTSSKGTIVGYVSEIDMSDEMRIEATFLASSPGVAGAQATLVGTSRQATTSTVGKFSMTSVSPGTYDLLVAKTDWPSTIVYGLKVEANRTSEVALRMVRRPASQATARLQDKEPPTVTVDCPSMVSGTVQVTVTPSDEGGIFGVLLFLDEDSEPECSWGFGSQVVESGQPLVWEWNTVSGSPNETGWNNGEHKLVAMVIDSNYNMAYRIVPVTVQNETVQGTLPVAPSDLRCTVTTMHYSLFTFPWSPGDIGSASSDELARVLAPAGTAKAFREGSGPKARGTPSGSDAVILASAYWRYETADAMGFKVYRNGRFVADVLRGEWEEWMDGSPVLTPGQRVEYAVSAYNRAGEGPKSAPVSRTPIAPLRGGSLTSPADETVIAADVKQVGATPVFDWEPVSGAEAYVVFVAAVKSDPVIGLTRELVWVGLVRGGTTTSTTYGDNSLIGQPPSPPLEPGEYVWGVMALSLEPNLPASGTLNLEGYEPQVLSVSASAVWGFTVSTD, from the coding sequence ATGCACCATGACATTGTGTGGGGCATGACGAGGAGGACGGTGGCTCTGTGCGGACTAGTGGTGTTGTGCGTCTTGCTTGCCACGGCGACGGCGGGTTGCTTCGGGGGCTTAGGCGGTGGCGGAGGCACCACCTCGTCCAAGGGAACGATTGTAGGGTACGTCTCGGAGATCGACATGTCTGACGAAATGAGGATAGAAGCCACATTCTTGGCCTCCTCTCCAGGCGTGGCAGGCGCGCAAGCGACGCTGGTCGGCACGAGCAGGCAGGCCACGACCTCGACTGTGGGCAAGTTCTCTATGACCAGCGTGAGCCCGGGGACGTATGACCTCCTGGTCGCGAAGACCGACTGGCCTTCCACTATAGTATACGGCTTGAAAGTGGAGGCCAACCGCACCAGCGAAGTTGCGCTGCGCATGGTGAGGAGACCCGCGTCTCAGGCCACGGCTCGCCTGCAGGACAAGGAGCCGCCGACCGTGACGGTCGACTGCCCCTCGATGGTCTCGGGCACCGTCCAAGTCACTGTCACGCCCAGCGACGAAGGCGGCATATTTGGAGTACTGCTCTTCCTGGACGAGGACTCGGAGCCGGAGTGCTCCTGGGGGTTCGGGAGCCAAGTCGTGGAGTCCGGACAGCCCCTTGTCTGGGAGTGGAACACGGTGAGCGGCTCGCCTAACGAAACCGGATGGAACAACGGCGAGCACAAGCTCGTGGCCATGGTCATCGATTCCAACTATAACATGGCATACAGGATAGTCCCGGTCACCGTGCAAAACGAGACCGTTCAAGGCACGTTGCCCGTGGCTCCGTCAGACCTCCGCTGCACGGTGACTACGATGCACTATTCCTTGTTCACGTTCCCCTGGAGCCCCGGGGACATCGGCTCGGCTTCGAGCGACGAGCTCGCCAGGGTGCTTGCGCCCGCCGGGACGGCCAAAGCGTTCCGGGAGGGTTCCGGTCCAAAAGCGCGTGGGACGCCTTCAGGTTCCGATGCTGTGATACTCGCAAGCGCTTATTGGCGGTATGAGACAGCAGACGCGATGGGATTCAAGGTGTATCGGAACGGCCGGTTCGTTGCCGACGTCCTGAGGGGCGAATGGGAGGAGTGGATGGACGGCTCGCCCGTGCTCACCCCGGGACAGCGAGTGGAGTACGCCGTGTCTGCGTACAACCGCGCCGGCGAGGGGCCGAAGAGCGCACCAGTGTCGCGTACCCCCATAGCGCCGCTGAGGGGGGGGTCGCTGACGAGTCCGGCTGATGAGACGGTGATTGCTGCCGATGTCAAGCAAGTCGGTGCCACGCCGGTCTTTGACTGGGAACCGGTGTCTGGGGCGGAGGCGTACGTTGTCTTCGTGGCTGCTGTTAAGTCGGATCCCGTTATTGGTTTGACCCGTGAGCTCGTGTGGGTAGGCCTTGTCCGCGGGGGCACTACGACTTCGACCACGTATGGGGACAACAGCCTCATAGGTCAGCCACCCTCGCCGCCATTGGAACCGGGCGAATACGTATGGGGAGTCATGGCCTTGAGCCTCGAGCCGAACCTGCCCGCCTCGGGCACGCTCAACCTGGAGGGGTATGAGCCCCAAGTCTTGTCCGTATCTGCGTCGGCGGTGTGGGGTTTCACCGTGTCCACAGACTGA
- a CDS encoding ATP-binding protein, with amino-acid sequence MPPGDGSFAGNAFMFVGRTKELAALRKAASSVSDCQVLNIYGPGGIGKTHLLYRFAEELRAQGACVIWLNAGEIEPSTKGFANALRLSLTRTAAHISPPSVPRAGGTAARGSPPPALPAVPAQAPPEEEEGNLLRKARTAASGTSLQGALGLLNVVADARPTVVVIDDYETSPLLDGLFRRSVLPSLDTRILVVIASWHPLSRLWEGDPASLARTRCLALRCLAPQEAEELLRQRGIAGQGVIDRIILFAGGLPLALVLAANAELDPGAAGPAGAKATRDRSYREISHEVFRRIVREVPDEHVLRLLETACVIRRCNEELLSHLAGTRVTALDISKLTSLSFVHVTEEGLTIDDEIRNVVLEDMRWRAPERLASLRRLAMDWFKKRLGGAGADDSVEYLFLTPDPLLRRYFFTEWDDVGLYRDAGAPKIEELTSVYGEWLRDYLGQKDERPEEIHQISRLFALYPDRFIAVRERDGRLAGFTCLIPVEERSLPVLQASEVTWLCVDHLPGLRSASHILLFPFITRSAHAYQARAALVQAVFEWQAEHEAHAVFVTWVHEETAASRAEKLGFKRLQEPVCTAYGPAMPVSYYCLDLTNRSVQSWLAEMLGQEEAPRATSLSFQEIVQETVFCLRHFWNNEKLELSKMSRLRIVAHRLARTYTPEKAGAATAGERPAAVSDAIRSLLKDAIALLAQGTGRFAFRSGADQARLIRLAYIERAGSHERMMERLGLPRTTYYRRLRRALHNIAAIVASLEQDATGS; translated from the coding sequence ATGCCGCCGGGCGATGGTAGCTTCGCTGGCAACGCGTTCATGTTCGTCGGTCGCACCAAGGAGCTTGCCGCTCTCAGAAAGGCCGCCTCCTCCGTTTCAGACTGCCAGGTGTTGAACATTTATGGTCCGGGAGGAATTGGTAAGACACACCTATTGTACCGTTTTGCTGAGGAACTTAGAGCCCAGGGCGCGTGCGTCATCTGGCTCAACGCCGGCGAGATCGAGCCTTCCACTAAAGGCTTCGCCAACGCACTGCGCCTGTCGCTCACGAGGACGGCCGCACACATCTCCCCACCCTCAGTGCCGCGCGCGGGAGGAACCGCAGCGCGCGGGTCGCCTCCACCGGCCCTACCCGCCGTTCCCGCGCAGGCCCCTCCCGAAGAGGAGGAAGGTAACTTGTTGCGAAAGGCGCGGACCGCCGCAAGCGGCACGAGCCTTCAGGGCGCCCTCGGCCTGCTCAATGTAGTGGCAGACGCCAGGCCGACCGTGGTTGTCATCGACGACTACGAGACCTCTCCTCTCCTCGATGGTCTCTTTCGGCGGTCGGTTCTGCCCTCGCTGGACACGCGAATCCTCGTTGTCATCGCGTCTTGGCACCCTCTCAGCCGGCTCTGGGAAGGTGACCCCGCAAGCCTCGCGAGGACCCGGTGCTTGGCTTTGCGATGCCTCGCGCCCCAGGAGGCCGAGGAGCTTTTGCGACAGCGAGGGATCGCGGGGCAGGGTGTCATCGACCGCATCATCCTCTTCGCCGGAGGCCTACCGCTGGCACTCGTCCTGGCAGCGAACGCGGAACTTGACCCGGGAGCCGCTGGGCCTGCGGGCGCGAAGGCGACGCGCGATCGCAGCTACCGGGAGATCTCTCACGAGGTCTTTCGGCGCATTGTCCGGGAGGTCCCTGATGAGCACGTCCTCAGGCTTCTTGAGACGGCGTGCGTGATTCGGCGCTGCAATGAAGAGCTCCTCAGCCACCTTGCTGGCACGCGCGTGACCGCTCTGGACATCAGCAAGCTTACCAGCCTCTCGTTTGTCCACGTGACTGAGGAGGGGCTCACGATCGACGACGAGATCCGCAACGTCGTCCTGGAGGACATGCGCTGGCGCGCGCCCGAGCGACTGGCATCCCTGAGGCGACTCGCGATGGATTGGTTCAAGAAGAGGCTAGGCGGCGCCGGGGCGGATGACAGCGTGGAGTACCTTTTCTTGACCCCCGACCCGCTCCTTCGCCGCTATTTCTTCACTGAGTGGGACGACGTCGGCCTCTACCGCGATGCCGGCGCGCCCAAGATCGAGGAACTGACAAGCGTTTACGGAGAGTGGCTGCGTGACTACCTTGGTCAGAAGGATGAGCGTCCTGAAGAGATCCACCAGATCTCAAGGCTTTTCGCGCTGTACCCGGATAGGTTCATAGCTGTGAGGGAACGCGACGGCCGCCTCGCCGGCTTCACTTGTCTCATCCCCGTGGAAGAACGTTCGCTGCCGGTCCTGCAGGCATCAGAGGTAACGTGGCTGTGCGTGGACCACCTTCCGGGCCTGCGCAGCGCATCCCACATCCTTCTCTTCCCCTTCATCACGAGGAGCGCCCACGCTTACCAAGCCAGAGCCGCGTTGGTACAGGCGGTCTTCGAGTGGCAGGCCGAGCACGAGGCGCACGCCGTGTTCGTGACATGGGTGCACGAGGAAACGGCGGCTTCAAGGGCAGAGAAGCTCGGCTTCAAGCGGCTTCAAGAACCTGTTTGCACAGCGTACGGGCCGGCTATGCCTGTGAGCTATTACTGCCTTGACCTCACCAATAGGTCCGTCCAGAGCTGGCTCGCAGAAATGCTCGGGCAGGAAGAGGCCCCACGGGCAACGAGCCTCTCGTTCCAGGAGATCGTTCAAGAGACGGTCTTCTGCCTCCGCCACTTCTGGAATAATGAAAAGCTGGAACTTAGCAAGATGTCCCGCCTCCGCATTGTGGCACACCGCCTCGCTCGCACTTACACGCCGGAGAAGGCCGGCGCCGCCACGGCCGGTGAGCGTCCGGCCGCCGTGTCAGACGCCATCCGTTCACTTCTCAAAGACGCCATCGCACTCTTGGCCCAAGGCACGGGACGTTTCGCCTTCCGTTCTGGAGCAGACCAGGCAAGGCTCATTCGGCTGGCCTATATCGAACGGGCCGGGTCCCATGAGCGCATGATGGAACGACTCGGCTTGCCGCGGACCACTTACTACAGGCGGCTGCGCCGCGCCCTCCACAACATCGCCGCCATAGTTGCGTCGCTGGAACAGGATGCGACAGGCTCGTGA
- a CDS encoding acyl-CoA dehydrogenase, translating into MNYFLTEEQQMIRDLARKIAEEKVAPRAAEFDEAEEFPWELIKVLADAGLFGVWVPEEYGGLGGGVFEQCLVVEELSRACGAVAVSYAASALGGFPILLFGTDEQKRKYMPDIASGARLAAFALTEPGAGSDASSIRTTATRDGDYYILNGTKQWITSGGEAEIYTVIATVDPSKGARGMTAFIVEKGTPGFEFGKKEKKMGIRASATRELIFRDCRVPAANILDREGKGFIVAMRTFDRTRPGVAAQAVGIAQGALDKAARYATERVQFGKRIAEFQAIEHMLADMATQVEAARALVYATARMIDAGERDFSKEASMAKVFASDVAMRVTTDAVQIFGGYGYMRDYPVEKMMRDAKITQIYEGTNQIQRSIIGGAVIKEAMREAARRK; encoded by the coding sequence ATGAATTACTTCCTCACTGAAGAGCAGCAGATGATCCGCGACCTTGCGAGGAAGATCGCGGAAGAAAAGGTTGCGCCGCGCGCAGCAGAATTCGATGAGGCCGAGGAGTTTCCGTGGGAGCTCATCAAGGTCCTCGCCGACGCAGGCCTGTTCGGTGTCTGGGTCCCCGAGGAATACGGCGGCCTCGGGGGAGGCGTGTTCGAGCAGTGCCTCGTGGTCGAGGAGCTTTCCCGAGCATGTGGCGCAGTGGCCGTCTCGTATGCCGCGAGCGCGCTCGGAGGCTTCCCCATCCTGCTCTTCGGGACCGACGAGCAAAAGCGCAAGTACATGCCGGACATCGCGTCCGGGGCGAGGCTCGCCGCGTTCGCCCTCACAGAGCCCGGCGCGGGGTCGGACGCGTCGAGCATCCGCACCACGGCGACGCGCGACGGTGACTACTACATACTGAACGGCACCAAGCAATGGATCACGAGCGGGGGCGAGGCCGAGATATACACGGTCATCGCCACGGTCGATCCGTCCAAAGGCGCGCGGGGGATGACCGCCTTCATCGTGGAAAAGGGCACCCCCGGCTTCGAGTTCGGCAAGAAGGAAAAGAAGATGGGCATAAGGGCCTCCGCCACGCGCGAGCTCATCTTCCGCGACTGCCGCGTTCCCGCCGCGAACATCCTCGATCGCGAAGGCAAGGGCTTCATCGTAGCCATGCGCACCTTCGACCGCACTCGTCCCGGCGTGGCGGCCCAGGCCGTCGGCATAGCCCAGGGTGCTCTCGACAAGGCCGCGAGGTATGCCACGGAGCGCGTCCAGTTTGGCAAGAGGATCGCCGAATTCCAGGCAATCGAGCACATGCTCGCGGACATGGCAACTCAGGTGGAGGCGGCGCGCGCTCTCGTCTACGCGACCGCGCGCATGATCGACGCCGGAGAGCGTGATTTCTCCAAGGAGGCTTCGATGGCGAAGGTCTTCGCGTCCGACGTCGCCATGCGCGTGACCACCGACGCGGTCCAGATATTCGGAGGATACGGCTACATGCGCGACTACCCTGTGGAGAAGATGATGCGGGACGCCAAGATAACCCAGATCTACGAGGGCACCAACCAGATCCAGCGCTCCATCATCGGGGGCGCCGTGATCAAGGAGGCCATGAGGGAGGCCGCGAGGCGGAAATGA
- a CDS encoding electron transfer flavoprotein subunit beta/FixA family protein → MNIAVLIKQVPETTDVKINRETNTLMREGVASVINPFDMYAIEEALRIREKHGGKVTIITMGPPQAEEALRQALALGGDEAVLLSDRAFAGADTLATSYTLAKAIEKLGGFGLIICGKQASDGDTAQVGPEVAENLDIPHVTYVRKIEELSPDAGAAAGPGGDGLGGASVGPGRDASADASAVRGGSGDRDRGFIRVQRMTEEGYEVIESPLPVLITVVKEINEPRMPSIKGMLRAKKAVITTWSAADLGADPGRVGLAGSPTRVIKVFTPEQRRAGEIIEGATVQEKVRTLVAKLKETHLV, encoded by the coding sequence ATGAACATCGCCGTTCTCATCAAGCAGGTCCCTGAGACCACCGACGTGAAGATAAACCGGGAGACGAACACCCTCATGCGTGAGGGTGTGGCGTCCGTCATAAACCCGTTCGACATGTACGCCATCGAAGAGGCGCTACGAATCCGTGAGAAGCACGGGGGCAAGGTCACCATCATAACCATGGGCCCGCCTCAGGCCGAGGAGGCGTTGCGCCAGGCCCTCGCCCTCGGCGGGGACGAGGCCGTGCTGCTCTCAGACAGGGCGTTTGCCGGCGCGGACACTCTTGCTACGTCATACACGCTCGCGAAAGCCATCGAGAAGCTGGGCGGTTTTGGCCTCATCATCTGCGGAAAGCAGGCCTCCGACGGCGACACGGCCCAGGTGGGTCCGGAGGTCGCGGAGAACCTTGACATCCCTCACGTAACGTATGTCCGCAAGATCGAAGAGCTATCCCCTGACGCAGGAGCCGCAGCCGGGCCCGGCGGGGACGGCTTGGGAGGCGCCAGCGTCGGACCAGGGCGCGATGCCTCTGCAGATGCCTCTGCAGTCCGCGGAGGTTCTGGCGACCGCGACCGTGGCTTCATCCGGGTCCAGCGTATGACAGAGGAGGGCTACGAGGTCATCGAGTCGCCCCTCCCGGTGCTCATCACGGTGGTGAAGGAGATAAACGAGCCCAGGATGCCCTCGATAAAGGGCATGCTCAGGGCGAAAAAGGCGGTCATCACTACCTGGAGCGCGGCGGACCTCGGCGCTGACCCCGGCCGCGTGGGCCTTGCGGGCTCACCGACGCGCGTCATCAAGGTTTTCACGCCCGAGCAGAGACGGGCGGGTGAGATAATCGAGGGCGCAACGGTCCAGGAGAAAGTGCGAACCCTTGTGGCGAAGCTCAAGGAAACCCACCTGGTTTAG
- a CDS encoding electron transfer flavoprotein subunit alpha, which produces MAVRVVSDRCTGCEACVASCPYGAIAVQDGVAVMLENCIQCGACAGACPAEAIEIDEMSPGTRPEAAGERDSRAARPASGEEFGDSGDKWRDVWVFAEQRKGKPSSVVYELLGEGRKLADDLGEELCAALLGHDVDEAANDLIAHGAEKVYVVDDPALADFQDEPYAQVIAELVKEYRPSIFLLGATTIGRSLGPRVAARLRTGLTADCTGLSIDREKRLLLQTRPAFGGNIMATIICPDSRPQMATVRHKVMKRAARDNARRGDIIKLVKEVLPPRARLVKVVEETQQTVNLAEADIIVSGGRGLGKAENFKLIEDLARVLGAAVGASRAAVDAGWIPYAHQVGQTGKTVCPKIYIACGISGAIQHLAGMGSSDIIVAINKDPSAPIFNVATYGIVGDLFEVVPALTAELSRGSSE; this is translated from the coding sequence GTGGCTGTGCGTGTTGTTTCGGATAGATGCACAGGGTGCGAGGCGTGTGTCGCCTCGTGCCCGTACGGGGCCATTGCGGTGCAGGACGGCGTTGCTGTCATGCTCGAGAACTGCATCCAGTGCGGGGCGTGCGCCGGGGCGTGCCCGGCCGAGGCCATCGAGATCGATGAGATGAGCCCCGGCACCCGGCCCGAAGCCGCCGGGGAGAGGGACAGCCGGGCGGCACGGCCCGCCAGCGGTGAAGAGTTTGGCGATAGTGGCGACAAGTGGCGCGACGTTTGGGTGTTCGCGGAGCAGCGCAAGGGAAAGCCTTCGAGCGTCGTGTACGAGCTCCTTGGCGAAGGCCGAAAGCTCGCCGACGATCTGGGCGAGGAGCTTTGTGCGGCGCTCCTCGGCCACGACGTGGACGAGGCCGCAAATGATCTGATCGCGCACGGAGCGGAGAAGGTGTACGTGGTCGACGACCCGGCCCTCGCCGATTTCCAGGATGAACCTTACGCGCAGGTCATAGCCGAGCTCGTCAAGGAGTACAGGCCATCCATCTTCCTCCTTGGCGCGACTACCATAGGGAGATCCCTAGGCCCGAGGGTGGCGGCAAGGCTCAGGACCGGTCTCACCGCCGACTGCACGGGGCTTTCCATCGATAGGGAAAAGCGCTTGCTCCTTCAGACGCGTCCCGCCTTCGGTGGGAACATCATGGCCACCATCATCTGTCCGGACAGCCGCCCGCAGATGGCGACAGTGAGGCACAAGGTGATGAAACGCGCGGCGCGCGACAACGCCAGGCGCGGCGACATCATCAAGCTGGTCAAGGAGGTCCTGCCGCCCAGGGCGAGGCTGGTCAAGGTGGTCGAGGAGACTCAACAGACGGTGAACCTCGCCGAGGCCGACATCATCGTCTCCGGGGGCCGTGGTCTCGGAAAGGCGGAGAACTTCAAGCTCATCGAGGACCTCGCGCGCGTCCTGGGCGCCGCCGTAGGGGCGTCCCGCGCCGCGGTGGACGCCGGGTGGATACCGTACGCGCACCAGGTCGGGCAGACCGGCAAGACCGTGTGCCCGAAGATATACATCGCGTGCGGCATCTCCGGTGCGATCCAGCATTTAGCCGGCATGGGGTCCTCCGATATCATCGTGGCCATCAACAAGGACCCGTCCGCACCCATATTCAATGTGGCGACTTACGGTATCGTGGGAGACCTCTTCGAGGTGGTGCCCGCGCTCACGGCGGAGCTGAGCAGAGGCAGTAGTGAGTGA
- a CDS encoding twin-arginine translocation pathway signal protein, with product MRWVKWIMLTIICVATTAGTAAFAAGGGASDTAERVIRPIYILTRPQSSSPDEFESATLIANAMKQVGLDARVKVVPWEQMADVVWYQRDKWDMSGWQMTARPERLDPDEFIYNLFHSSTAQDGYNFVGYINPVYDKVAEQQRVTMDPEKRRQLVLKAQQILADDAVYDFLVHQKIGFVYNNKVFAANSIKNMAGLGIKNFWTYIYATPIGSQKSMILNSNDTVQAVNPFYISGTVDSWVTELIWDRLMRMGTDGLPKPWAAESVKWLSDTQVKVVLRKGMKWHDGKPVTAEDVKFSFEAPMGDKVPMYKPFVSNIDKIEIVDPNTLIFRLKQPSATFETASLAKINLVPKHIWEPVLKDLANKPETAESYQEKVPIGSGPFKFSSWKFSEEIVLEANRDYFQPPKIDKWICRFIPNMEATLGMLQTGELNFLATYVGDPQILEQKVKANPNLTMVYAVDLGFRFFAMNLRRPPFDDVAFRRAILALTDRQLIVNAVWKGFAVPADSVVSPALDFWKNKNLNYPQGGVKAAKEILKSAGYEWDSKGRLLYPKGRKEETPPAS from the coding sequence ATGAGATGGGTCAAGTGGATCATGCTGACAATCATTTGCGTTGCGACCACAGCCGGGACGGCCGCCTTCGCGGCGGGCGGCGGCGCGAGTGACACCGCTGAGAGGGTCATTCGGCCGATTTACATTCTGACGAGGCCGCAGTCGTCCTCGCCGGACGAGTTCGAAAGCGCGACGCTCATCGCGAACGCCATGAAGCAGGTCGGCCTGGACGCCCGCGTAAAGGTCGTGCCCTGGGAGCAGATGGCCGACGTTGTGTGGTACCAGCGGGACAAGTGGGACATGAGCGGCTGGCAGATGACCGCCCGCCCAGAGAGGCTAGACCCGGACGAGTTCATCTACAACCTGTTCCATTCCAGCACCGCACAGGACGGCTATAACTTCGTGGGCTACATAAACCCGGTGTACGACAAGGTCGCCGAGCAACAGCGGGTCACCATGGACCCCGAGAAGCGCAGGCAGCTGGTGCTAAAGGCTCAGCAGATACTCGCGGACGACGCCGTGTATGATTTCCTCGTGCACCAAAAGATCGGCTTCGTTTACAACAACAAGGTATTCGCGGCTAACTCAATCAAGAACATGGCAGGCCTGGGCATCAAGAACTTCTGGACATACATCTACGCCACCCCAATTGGCTCGCAGAAAAGCATGATCCTTAACAGCAACGACACGGTCCAGGCAGTCAACCCGTTCTACATCAGCGGCACGGTGGACTCGTGGGTGACCGAGCTCATCTGGGACCGTTTGATGCGCATGGGCACGGACGGACTCCCGAAGCCCTGGGCGGCCGAGTCCGTTAAGTGGCTGTCCGACACCCAAGTCAAGGTGGTCCTCCGCAAGGGCATGAAATGGCACGACGGGAAGCCAGTGACCGCGGAAGACGTCAAGTTCTCCTTCGAAGCTCCCATGGGCGACAAGGTGCCCATGTACAAGCCATTCGTCAGCAATATAGACAAGATCGAGATAGTAGACCCGAACACTCTCATTTTCAGACTCAAGCAGCCTTCGGCAACCTTCGAGACCGCCTCCCTCGCGAAGATCAATCTAGTTCCGAAGCACATATGGGAGCCCGTCCTCAAGGACCTTGCTAACAAACCGGAGACCGCCGAGAGCTACCAGGAGAAGGTGCCCATCGGGTCCGGGCCGTTCAAGTTCAGCAGCTGGAAATTCTCGGAGGAGATCGTTCTCGAGGCCAACCGCGACTACTTCCAGCCTCCGAAGATCGACAAGTGGATCTGCCGGTTCATCCCGAATATGGAGGCAACCCTCGGCATGCTCCAGACAGGAGAGCTCAACTTCCTCGCCACCTACGTGGGTGACCCGCAGATTCTGGAGCAGAAGGTCAAGGCGAACCCGAACTTGACGATGGTGTACGCTGTGGACCTCGGGTTCAGGTTCTTCGCTATGAACCTGCGACGTCCGCCATTCGACGACGTCGCGTTCCGGAGGGCCATCCTGGCGCTGACCGACCGGCAGCTGATCGTGAACGCTGTGTGGAAGGGATTCGCCGTGCCCGCAGACTCCGTGGTATCCCCAGCGCTGGACTTCTGGAAGAACAAGAACCTCAACTATCCGCAGGGCGGGGTGAAGGCCGCGAAGGAGATCCTGAAGTCCGCGGGTTACGAGTGGGACAGCAAGGGCAGGCTGCTCTATCCGAAGGGCAGAAAGGAAGAAACGCCCCCAGCGTCCTGA
- a CDS encoding ABC transporter permease, protein MRFNWKFFAQRFAQMLLTLWIIVTILFFLFRLMPGNPLVAYIDPTFTQEQQEILIRQFGLDKPLWQQYFVYLGNLLKGELGDSFFYKDSVVDVVWKVLPNTVYLMLLSLVIAYVIGVLGGIALAWRRGQRSETVGIVLTLLTRSSPEFWVGMILLAVFSFKLHWFPSGGSSPAGIVYGSELEKLLSPSFWHHMFLPALTLALYLLGLPLLLMRSSMLDVLGEAYVDMARMKGLSDRRIMFKYAARNAALPVVTAMAVGVGYAIGGNVVVETVFSWPGLGRLLIKAVSASDYPLSQGAFLLIAAVMVLMNFVADILYSVLDPRVSLESKGASL, encoded by the coding sequence ATGAGGTTTAACTGGAAGTTCTTCGCGCAGAGATTCGCCCAAATGCTTCTTACCCTGTGGATCATCGTCACCATTCTGTTTTTCCTGTTCCGTCTGATGCCCGGCAACCCTCTGGTAGCGTACATAGATCCGACGTTCACTCAGGAACAGCAGGAGATCCTCATACGCCAGTTCGGGTTGGACAAGCCACTATGGCAACAGTACTTTGTTTACCTGGGCAACCTCCTCAAGGGAGAACTCGGTGACTCGTTCTTCTACAAGGACTCTGTCGTCGACGTGGTGTGGAAGGTCCTACCGAACACCGTCTATCTAATGCTCCTTTCCCTCGTGATCGCGTATGTCATCGGGGTGCTCGGGGGCATTGCCCTGGCGTGGCGGCGCGGGCAGAGGTCCGAGACGGTTGGGATCGTCTTAACCCTTCTCACCAGGTCCAGCCCGGAGTTTTGGGTAGGGATGATCCTTCTGGCGGTCTTCTCGTTCAAGCTGCACTGGTTCCCGTCCGGGGGATCTTCGCCTGCTGGCATCGTCTACGGCTCCGAGCTTGAGAAACTGCTCTCGCCGTCGTTCTGGCATCACATGTTCTTGCCGGCGCTCACGCTCGCTTTGTACCTGCTCGGCCTTCCGCTCCTCCTTATGCGTTCCAGCATGCTGGACGTCTTGGGCGAAGCGTACGTAGACATGGCGCGGATGAAGGGCCTGAGCGACAGGCGCATCATGTTCAAGTACGCCGCGAGAAACGCCGCCTTGCCGGTGGTAACCGCGATGGCCGTTGGTGTGGGCTACGCTATCGGCGGGAACGTGGTCGTAGAGACCGTCTTCAGCTGGCCGGGACTGGGGAGGCTGCTGATAAAGGCGGTATCGGCCAGCGACTATCCGCTCTCCCAGGGGGCTTTCCTGCTTATCGCCGCGGTGATGGTGCTCATGAACTTCGTGGCTGACATTCTTTACAGTGTGCTGGATCCACGGGTAAGCCTCGAGAGCAAGGGGGCGAGCTTGTGA